The region TTGCTTCTACTTCTCAAGCATTGCTATTGGATAgccgggtcacgcacgtcatcgtggcgtatattcagaggtgtggctagaagatcctgtccacggaaaactaccattacaggtaagaaactaagatttttcatgctccctttgccccggaacaggttacttcctgttccggggcagagggagcatgaaaacgaagagccggcaggcgcgcgggcaccccccccccccccccccccgcagcgtgcacccggggtggaccgcccccaccttggtacgccactgttcctgGCTGAAAGGTCGGTTAGactggtcatgtagcttggagattctccgtggaggatcttgtggatcagtgtgtggactttgaagtttattcgttccttgatgggtagccagtggagttttttccggagaggtgttgcactttcgaaccgtgatttaccaaaaattagtctggctgccgtgttttgggcggtatggagtttttttaggatttgggctttgcaatcaatgaagatactgttgcagtaatcagcgtgggtgagtactgtggattgtaccagattgcggaatgatttttgggggaggaatggttttactcttttcaatacccacatcatgttgaacatcttcttcatcatggcttttgcgtgagtttctagagttagatggttgtctaatgttactcctaggatttttaagttgtcagatatTGGAATTGTAATGTTGGGGGTGATTAGGGTGGTTGGGAGTAGAGTGGAGTGTCTTGaagagaggattaagcattgagttttttctttattcagtttcattttgaagGCGTTGGTTTCTGCAAGGTTGGATtgaaaagggatgaatatggtgacatagtcagcatagatgaaggggtttagaCCAGCTTTGGATAGGGACTTTAGCCAAAGGAATCATCATatggttgaagaggattggggatagaggcaatccttgggggactccgcattgtgAGGACCACGCAGATGATAccgatgaggttgatttgacttgcTAGGTACTAttaagaggaaaggctgaagcggctagggatcttcagcttagagaaagatggttgaggggagatataatagaggtctataaataatgagtggagtggaacggtagacgtgaatcatttgtttactccttccaaaaatactaggactagggggcatacgatgaagctacaaagtagtacatttaaaacgaatcagagaaaatgtttcttcactcaacgtgtaattaaactctagaaggtttggacggcttcctaaaagagaagtccatagaccattgttaaaatgacttggggaaaatccactgcttatttctgggataagcagcataaaatgtattgaacctttatgggaccttgccaagtatttgtgacctggataggccactgttggaaacaggacgctgggcttgatggacctttggtctgtcccggtgtggcaatgcttataaaaatgagaacgttataatgcctttgtatcgctccatggtgcgaacgcacctcgaatattgtgcgcTAGTGATTCCGGTGCGgaaatgtgacgaagcccattcaattcctatgggattCTTCGCCTTTGCCACAccggaatcgctagcatggctttgtgtaAAGGAGTCTTAATTTGCAGGTTTGGGATAAGCTCCTTTGGATTTAGCttctctgtggagttatgatATAGGCTCTTACTTTGAATGGAATGCAAATGCAGCTACTATCCAGCAGAAAGCCCATTTGTGTGAATCTTTTGCTTGTAGAGCCTGCCCTGTCTGTCTTAGAGCTGATCCCAGAAAAGAGGGGTATCTCAGGGGAAGACAAGGCAGGCTGGCTTCTGCTGGTCCAGAGGCTAGAGATGCTTTAGTCTTCGCCGAAAGCTAAGCGGGGCCAGTGCAAATAAGTAGGATGAATGCCAAGTGCACTTAGTGAAAACACACTTTTGCAGATTTTAATGGACAGTTCCCTCTTTTAACACTTTTATAGAaaatatgttcttttttttttttttactgtttacgTCCAGATGCAGgcattttccctcccccccccccgaatccctCCCATATCTCTggccttaaatgggtccacaccCTACGGAACAAAACATGTTTAGTATAGCAGTAATAGCAGCCTGTACATCAAAATCCCAAGACAATTGAGAATTTGTTGGAGCCCGCGCTTTAAATTTGCTGCCGTTAACTGGAAGAGTATCTTTCCAATCACTGCAGAGGGCGGGAATTTCAAACCTAGGTTTCAGTTTACTAATGGTTTACAAGATTGCAAAAGGGCTAATTTATCCTATGAAAGCGGAGAATAcgaaacaaacaaacattcaaataaataaagagctaGGTAACACACAATTTATACCAGACTGACTAAGAACCAAAATTATGCAAACGTTAACCCTGTCTGAGCTGCGTACGCCGATACTCGAGCTGCCCAGCAGGCTAGCCTTCTGATGCGCGCGAGCAAGACATGCATTTCTGACCAATCCGGCCACGGCCACACCAGAGCGAGCTTTTCATGCCTTCTTTAACGGTTCTGAGAGCCTATCAGCTGACTAGGAGCAGCCTATAAAAGAGCAGTGTGCCGAGACGACGTGCTTTTATTCCATCAGTATCTTTTGAAAGCACGAAGGACGTGAGAAGTGTGTGTCCAGCATGGCCCGTACTAAGCAGACTGCTCGTAAGTCTACTGGAGGAAAAGCTCCTCGAAAGCAGCTGGCGACTAAGGCAGCTCGCAAAAGCGCCCCCGCCACAGGCGGTGTGAAGAAGCCTCATCGTTATCGACCGGGCACTGTAGCGTTGAGGGAAATCCGCCGCTATCAGAAGTCTACCGAGCTGCTTATTCGTAAGCTGCCTTTCCAACGCCTGGTGCGAGAGATCGCGCAAGACTTTAAGACCGACTTGCGCTTCCAGAGCTCGGCTGTCATGGCCCTGCAAGAGGCTAGCGAGGCTTACCTGGTGGGACTCTTCGAGGATACCAATCTTTGCGCCATCCACGCCAAGAGAGTCACCATCATGCCCAAAGATATCCAGTTGGCTCGCCGTATTCGTGGTGAGAGGGCTTAGAAAGCCATTATGCTCCAGCTACACAACCAaaaggctcttttaagagccacccAATTCCTCTATTCAGAAGAGTTGACGAGTCAGTCTACCTTGCAGCCTTTCTTCCCCGAACCCGCTATTTATGCTGAAACACGTGCTCCCTTGGCCTTTTCTTTCTGAACACTTCCAGTATTttagcattcatttttttttcgcATGGAGAAAAGGCCAAAAGGAGTCCATTAGAGCATGCCTGCTTCTGTGGAATTAAACCAACTTGCTGGTAGCTGCGCCTGTGCCTATCCTTTGGTGCGCCGAAGTTCCAGTTTATGTGCGACCGCGGGCACACACACCCACATAATACACCTGTGCAGAAGCAGCCTTTTAAAGGCATTGAATAAGAACTAAAGTCATCTTGCTCTTTCTTTGATCTGTGTggtggtggctctgaaaagagcctttgggtTTATAAGAGAATCGAGCAAGGCGCACAGCTTCACTTTTTCTTAGGGGCCCCCTTTGCGGCCTTTTTGGCTTTGGGTTTGGCAGCCTTTGCTGGGCTTTTCTTCACCTTCGGTTTCACTGCTTTAGCTGGGCTCTTAGCTACTTTCTTGGCTTTAACCGCTTTGGGCTTTTTGGGGCTCTTGACTACTTTCTTGGTAGCGGCTGCTGACGGTTTCTTGGCTCTCTTCGGACTCTTTTTCACTCCCGCCGATGCCGCCTTTTTCGGCTTCTTCACGGCCGGTTTCTTGCTTTTGGGAGCGCTCTTCTTCTTGCCCTCCGGCTGCTTCTTGTTCAGTTTGAAGGAGCCCGAAGCTCCGCTGCCCTTGGTCTGCAACAAGCTGCCCTTGCTCACCAGGCTCTTGACGGCCAGCTTCAAGCGGCTGTTGTTCTTCTCCACGTCGTAGCCAGATGCCGCTAGAGCCTTCTTCAGGGCAGCCAGAGACATGCCGCTGCGCTCCTTTGAGGCTGACACGGCCTTCACGATCAGCTCGGATACGCTGGGGCCCGATGACTTACGCGCTTTCGCCGCTCCAGTCGGCTTCTTGGCCTTTTTCTTGGCCGCGCCTGGAGCCGGAGGAGGTGCAGCggctgatgctgctgctggagCGGTTTCTGCCATTCTCGTAAGTAAGTAACCCTaaataacagaaagaaaaaaaatatagaaaactccttttccccctctctcacGTGACTCGGGTAGATACAAACTTGCATCGCCCTAGCGCTCTTCCTCTTATTTATAGTAGCAGCCGccttctgattggctgcacacTCAATGCCTGCATGCTACAGACCCCTGGCCTACGGCTCTGCTAGCCTTACGGTTTCTTCAGCACCCgaaatgatctttttttttttttattataacaaAGTGGCTTTTAGTtccacaaacattttttttttgttacatttgtaccccgcactttcccagtcatggcaggctctattcggcgggcaatggagggttaagtgacttgcccagagtcacaaggagctgcctgtgccgggaatcaactcagttcctcaggaccaaagtccaccaccctaaccactaggccagtcctccactcatTCTCATTCAGAtctctaaaaaaaagtttttagagTGTGCAGAAACCGTGCTCTACATGTGGGATTAATAAAGTTTAAAAGAACCCACCAACTGCTTCCTTCAGTCTTCTTCAGCTCCCAAAGCTATAAAACAATCATTTTTATTTGTGACAATTAAAACAATCTCTGGCTCTGCATTCTTATAAATTCAATGGGACAATTAAGGTGTAAAACCACACTGGTCCTCATCAGCTTCTTCTATGGAAaatgatcttaaaaaaaaaaaaagaacctgacCTAACTGAAGACAACTAGCACATACCATTCTGCATTGTCCTAGTATTGAATCTATTAAAAGTTTGTCTTAATCATCAAACCCTTGTTTAGGTGTTAAAAAAGTGATTAACTTTTTATTATAACCACTCAAGTGATGCCTGgggtgcattcttttttttttattaatttgttgAAAACATTTAAgcaacacacaaaacaaaaagagaaaaaaaataatctccACAAGAAAAGCATACATCACATCCTTTCAGAGCACAAAAAGGAAGGGAGAGTAACAAACAGACAACCAAATGTAAAAGTAACTAAAATGGCACAAGGCCTTAGCATGAATTTAAACCCTCAATCTAATTGCTTGAGTCCTAATTAGATATCTCCTGTTGTGATCTTCTTTAAGTCCAGGAAAGTTATTAATTGCTCTGGCAGAAACTATGTATGTTTTACTATCAGGTATTTTAACATATATTTACAAGCATATGCCGGCAAAAaggaccccaccaccaccaaaagacaGCATTTCTCTCTTAAAGATAGAAAAGCTTTAACAGGTGATGTGAGACATCTCCTATACCTGAAAATGATTAAACAATTGTAGCAGACCAGACAACTTCCTTAAGTTTAACAAATATGTATTGGTATAAAACAAAAGGCTGCAGCTTCATTTTATAGGTGGTTACAATATGTCATTCGAGCAATGAAATATTAAACAAGGATTATCCAAAAATAATGTGACCCACCACaccagcaagaaaaaaaacaaagaatttaCCCAAACTAAACCAAAATGCCTTGCCCCAGCACAATAgttagagcaaaaaaaaaaaaaaaaaagaagaagaagacctGGACCTCCAGGTCTCTACTTCAGAGCATAAGCCTAACATTGACCACCTGGTGAATGCTAAGGCCTTCTTTAAAGGGCCTCATTTGAAGGCGCTCCTATCTTGGGCATCACTCCCACCCAACAAAAAACTGGCAACAATAGCCAGCTCCCTTCTCCAGGGTGGGCACTCAATCAGGATGCCATCCAAGAGGCAGCCCTCCTTTTATGCCCTCTGTTCTGGTCCCACCCCCATTTGTGAAATCTTCCCACACACGGTCGTTTTTAAAAAGTCTTCCAATCAAATGCATTCTTCTGCCGCTGCTagtgcagcatcccccccccccccaaacacacacacaaacactcactcCTCTTCCAGCGGCCGGGGCAAGCGAGGACTTTAGCTGGATGCCTCCACAACAGCCCTGCAGACATTGGAGATAAGGAGCTGCTcaccgacccccccctcccaccccacacccATTAATTGCAAGCTCCGGTTTAGCCGATCACCCTTATCAGTTTCTCCGCTCTTGTGTTTGTTTATctacatcaggaaatatccaaACTTATTTCCCACAAAATAAAGATTGAAAAGTAGAGCCATTTctcgacatagtaacatagtagatgacggcagaaaaagacctgcatggtccatccagtctgcccacaagactggatggaccatgacaTATCGCCTACATCAGCCTTACTGCCCCACTTAAGGCACTTCTTGGTATTTCATCTAAAGTGTATTACAAAGGTCGACCTCTGAAGCAGCCGAAACATGGTTGGTGTCCGGTCCTTCAATAGAGATTTGATGCCTTAGTGCCCCATTTAGGGCACTTCTTGGTATTTCATCTAAAAGTGTATTGCTAAGGCTgagcccctgaagcaggcgttagccgaaacatggcccgtgtcgggtccttcagTAGAGATTTCATACTTGCCTGTTCTTATAGACCTTTGgtgcttttttaaaaacatttttttattcatttctaCGTTATACAACTAAAAAAAGATTAAGAAATTTAGAAAATAACGTAACTCATTTATCCATATTATCAATTAAGTGGAAATTAAAATTTTATTTCGACCCTTATTCTTAAGCAATTTTGATCCAAAAGAAGAGAAAATTCAAAAAATTAGTAAATAGTTACTACTACCCATCATGCCTCCTGAAGCCTATCATACAGTGTGCTATCTGTTAGTTAACAGTTACATTAACATCCTCTTTTGCTAACAAACATTCCTCTGACTGTTTAGGATGAAAGAGTTGA is a window of Microcaecilia unicolor chromosome 11, aMicUni1.1, whole genome shotgun sequence DNA encoding:
- the LOC115479469 gene encoding histone H1.11R-like, whose protein sequence is MAETAPAAASAAAPPPAPGAAKKKAKKPTGAAKARKSSGPSVSELIVKAVSASKERSGMSLAALKKALAASGYDVEKNNSRLKLAVKSLVSKGSLLQTKGSGASGSFKLNKKQPEGKKKSAPKSKKPAVKKPKKAASAGVKKSPKRAKKPSAAATKKVVKSPKKPKAVKAKKVAKSPAKAVKPKVKKSPAKAAKPKAKKAAKGAPKKK